From Choloepus didactylus isolate mChoDid1 chromosome 19, mChoDid1.pri, whole genome shotgun sequence, one genomic window encodes:
- the ITPA gene encoding inosine triphosphate pyrophosphatase, with product MAASLVGKNVVFVTGNAKKLEEVVQILGDKFPCTLVAQKIDLPEYQGEPDEISIQKCQEAARQVQGPVLVEDTCLCFNALGGLPGPYIKWFLEKLKPEGLHQLLAGFEDKSAYALCTFALSTGDPREPVLLFKGRTSGRIVVPRGCRDFGWDPCFQPDGYEQTYAEMPKAEKNAISHRFQALFKLQEYFGSLTPPGAGGCHSG from the exons ATGGCAGCCTCTTTGGTCGGGAAGAATGTCGTGTTTGTCACGGGGAACGCCAAGAAGCTGGAGGAG GTCGTCCAGATTCTAGGAGATAAGTTTCCATGCACTTTGGTGGCACAGAAAATTGACC TGCCAGAGTACCAGGGAGAGCCAGATGAGATTTCCATCCAGAAGTGTCAGGAGGCAGCTCGCCAG GTGCAGGGACCTGTGCTGGTGGAGGATACCTGTCTGTGCTTCAATGCCCTTGGGGGGCTCCCTGGCCCTTACAT AAAGTGGTTTCTGGAGAAGTTAAAGCCTGAAG GTCTCCACCAGCTCCTGGCCGGGTTTGAGGACAAATCGGCCTACGCGCTCTGCACGTTTGCCCTCAGCACAGGGGACCCCCGCGAGCCGGTGCTGCTGTTCAAGGGCCGGACCTCG GGCCGGATCGTGGTGCCCCGAGGCTGCCGGGACTTTGGCTGGGACCCCTGCTTTCAGCCTGATGGATATGAGCAGAC GTACGCAGAGATGCCCAAGGCTGAGAAGAATGCCATCTCCCATCGCTTCCAAGCCCTGTTCAAGCTGCAAGAATATTTTGGCAGTTTGACTCCGCCTGGGGCTGGAGGATGCCACTCGGGCTGA